One Paraburkholderia agricolaris genomic region harbors:
- a CDS encoding aldehyde dehydrogenase: MRNLTMLIGGEARAASNGATFDRFNPVTGEVASRAPAATLADADAAVSAAAAAFPAWAALPPGERRARLLRAATLMDARAAEFVATGIAETGAMPNWYGFNVMLSANMLREAAAMTTQIDGSIIPSDVPGNFAMAIRQPCGVVLGLAPWNAPVILATRAIAMPLACGNTVVLKASEVCPGVHRLIGEVLHEAGLGDGVVNVITNSPDDAPALVEKMIARPEVRRVNFTGSTHVGRVIAQHAARYLKPALLELGGKAPVLVLDDADLDSAVQAIAFGAFFNQGQICMSTERVLVDESVADELIARLVEKTRTLKAGAPTHPDSVLGSMVSAQAVQRIQALVEDARGKGARLPVGCIAEGSILQPVIVDGVTRDMKLYTEESFGPVVTLQRVKNAEDALQAANDSAYGLSAAIFSRDVARALDLARRIQSGICHINGATVHDEAQMPFGGVKDSGYGRFGGKASVEAFTELRWITLQTQPRHYPI, encoded by the coding sequence ATGCGGAATCTGACAATGTTGATAGGCGGTGAAGCGCGTGCCGCGTCCAATGGCGCAACCTTCGACCGGTTCAATCCGGTAACCGGCGAAGTCGCGAGCCGTGCACCGGCGGCGACCCTCGCCGATGCGGACGCGGCGGTGTCGGCCGCGGCAGCGGCATTTCCCGCGTGGGCGGCGCTGCCGCCCGGCGAGCGTCGCGCGCGGCTCCTGCGGGCCGCCACGCTCATGGACGCGCGTGCCGCGGAATTCGTCGCCACCGGCATCGCCGAAACCGGCGCAATGCCGAACTGGTACGGTTTCAACGTGATGTTGTCGGCGAACATGCTGCGCGAGGCAGCGGCCATGACAACGCAGATTGACGGCAGCATCATTCCGTCAGATGTGCCAGGCAACTTTGCCATGGCGATACGTCAGCCGTGCGGCGTGGTGCTCGGCCTCGCGCCGTGGAATGCCCCGGTGATTCTGGCGACACGCGCCATCGCCATGCCGCTCGCTTGCGGCAATACGGTGGTGCTGAAAGCGTCGGAGGTCTGCCCGGGTGTGCATCGTCTGATTGGCGAGGTCCTGCACGAAGCGGGACTCGGCGACGGCGTGGTGAATGTGATCACCAACTCGCCCGACGATGCGCCGGCACTTGTCGAGAAGATGATTGCGCGTCCCGAGGTGCGGCGTGTGAACTTCACCGGTTCGACGCATGTCGGCCGCGTTATCGCCCAGCATGCGGCGCGCTATCTGAAGCCCGCACTGCTTGAACTCGGTGGCAAAGCACCTGTGCTGGTGCTGGACGACGCGGATCTCGATTCCGCCGTGCAGGCCATCGCCTTCGGTGCGTTCTTCAATCAAGGGCAGATCTGCATGTCGACCGAGCGCGTGCTGGTCGACGAAAGCGTGGCCGATGAATTGATCGCGCGGCTCGTCGAGAAAACGCGCACGCTGAAGGCCGGTGCGCCCACGCATCCTGATTCCGTGCTGGGCTCCATGGTGAGCGCGCAGGCTGTACAGCGCATTCAGGCGCTGGTCGAGGACGCGCGCGGCAAGGGGGCCAGGCTGCCGGTCGGCTGCATCGCGGAAGGTTCGATCCTGCAACCCGTGATCGTCGACGGCGTAACGCGCGACATGAAGCTGTACACGGAGGAATCGTTCGGGCCGGTCGTGACCCTGCAACGCGTCAAGAATGCGGAAGATGCGTTGCAAGCGGCAAACGACAGCGCCTACGGACTATCCGCGGCGATCTTCAGCCGCGACGTGGCGCGCGCGCTGGATCTGGCGCGCCGTATCCAGTCGGGCATTTGCCACATCAACGGCGCGACCGTGCATGACGAAGCGCAGATGCCGTTCGGCGGCGTCAAGGACAGCGGTTACGGACGTTTTGGCGGCAAGGCATCCGTCGAGGCCTTCACCGAGTTGCGCTGGATCACCCTGCAGACGCAGCCGCGGCATTACCCGATCTGA
- a CDS encoding p-hydroxycinnamoyl CoA hydratase/lyase — MTYEGRWKTVKVEVADSIAWVTLNRPEKRNAMSPTLNAEMIEVLEAVELDRDAAVLVLTGEGDAWTAGMDLKEYFREIDAGPEVLQEKIRRDACRWQWQLLRMYAKPTIAMVNGWCFGGGFSPLVACDLAIAAEEAVFGLSEINWGIPPGNLVSKAMADTVGHRQSLYYIMTGETFTGREAADMGLVNKSVPRAALREETRALAEKLIGKNPVVLRAAKNGFKRCRELTWDQNEDYLYAKLDQALHRDPEHGREKGLKQFLDEKSIKPGLQSYTR, encoded by the coding sequence ATGACATACGAAGGACGTTGGAAGACCGTGAAGGTCGAGGTCGCGGACAGCATTGCGTGGGTCACGCTCAATCGTCCGGAAAAGCGCAACGCGATGAGTCCGACGCTCAACGCGGAAATGATCGAAGTGCTGGAAGCGGTCGAACTCGATCGCGACGCTGCCGTGCTGGTTCTGACCGGCGAAGGCGACGCATGGACCGCCGGCATGGACCTGAAGGAATATTTCCGCGAGATCGACGCCGGTCCGGAGGTGCTGCAGGAAAAAATCCGCCGTGACGCCTGCCGCTGGCAATGGCAACTGTTGCGCATGTACGCGAAGCCGACCATTGCGATGGTCAATGGCTGGTGTTTTGGCGGCGGCTTCTCGCCGCTGGTTGCCTGCGATCTCGCGATCGCCGCCGAAGAAGCGGTGTTCGGCCTGTCGGAAATCAACTGGGGCATTCCGCCTGGCAATCTCGTCAGCAAGGCGATGGCGGACACCGTGGGTCATCGTCAATCGCTCTACTACATCATGACCGGCGAGACCTTCACCGGCCGTGAGGCGGCTGACATGGGACTGGTGAATAAGAGCGTGCCTCGCGCTGCGCTGCGCGAAGAAACGCGCGCCCTTGCCGAAAAACTGATCGGAAAAAATCCGGTCGTGCTGCGCGCGGCAAAGAACGGCTTCAAACGCTGCCGCGAACTCACGTGGGACCAGAACGAGGACTACCTGTACGCCAAGCTGGATCAGGCGCTGCATCGCGATCCCGAGCATGGCCGCGAAAAGGGGCTCAAGCAATTCCTGGACGAAAAGTCGATCAAGCCAGGACTGCAATCCTATACGCGTTGA
- a CDS encoding feruloyl-CoA synthase, whose translation MNPNPSVAHAAFETSAVPNRQRPMLIGSASVSITRNGDEWRLESGEALCDYPERLTDRLERGARSHPDRLLVAQRDANGDWIGITYAQMLERARAIGHALIERGLNAQRPVAILSGNDLAHLQLALGAMWVGVPYAPVSPAYSLVSRDYAKLRHVLDVLTPGLVFAADGSAFAAAIHATVPANVEVAIVTGECRGRDATPFESLLATQRPSIETAHDLVDGDTIAKILFTSGSTSLPKAVPTTNRMLCSNQQMLTQTFPQFEVEPPVLVDWLPWNHTFGGSHNVGIALYNGGTLYIDDGKPVPGKFDETLRNLRDVAPTVYFNVPKGWEELTAALEVDAALRERFFSRVRMYFFAGAGLSQAAWNRLEQVTERYCGERIRIMAGLGMTETSPCCLFTTGPLMQAGYVGLPAPGCSVKLVPEDGKLEARFKGPHVMQGYWRAHTGMSAASFDEDGYYCSGDALRFADPLHPEFGLMFDGRIAEDFKLSTGTFVSVGPMRARIVSQGAPYIQDVVVTGRDRNTVGVLVFPRIDLCRTLAALDESVSVREVLCSVAVRAFFADLLARLNSDSTGSANYIDVMRLLDAPPSLDAGEVTDKGSLNVNAVLTRRASFVDSMYDGTSDDPTILRAMRSR comes from the coding sequence GTGAATCCTAATCCGTCCGTCGCGCACGCGGCGTTCGAAACATCGGCGGTTCCCAACCGCCAGCGACCCATGCTGATCGGTTCAGCTTCCGTGAGCATCACGCGCAACGGCGACGAATGGCGCCTCGAGTCCGGCGAAGCGTTGTGCGACTATCCAGAACGCCTCACCGACCGTCTCGAGCGCGGCGCGCGGTCTCACCCGGACCGTCTGCTCGTCGCGCAACGCGATGCAAACGGCGACTGGATCGGCATCACGTACGCGCAGATGCTCGAACGCGCACGGGCAATCGGCCACGCGCTCATCGAACGCGGACTCAACGCTCAGCGTCCTGTCGCCATCCTGTCGGGAAACGATCTTGCGCACCTTCAGCTCGCACTCGGCGCGATGTGGGTGGGCGTGCCATATGCGCCCGTCTCGCCGGCCTATTCGCTCGTCTCACGGGACTATGCGAAGCTGCGCCACGTACTGGACGTGCTAACGCCTGGTCTCGTGTTCGCCGCGGACGGTTCCGCGTTTGCCGCCGCGATTCACGCAACCGTGCCGGCGAACGTGGAAGTCGCCATCGTTACCGGCGAGTGCAGGGGCCGCGACGCCACGCCGTTCGAATCGCTGCTCGCCACGCAACGCCCCTCGATCGAAACTGCGCACGATCTTGTAGACGGCGATACGATCGCCAAGATCCTGTTTACATCCGGTTCGACGTCGTTGCCCAAGGCGGTGCCGACCACCAACCGGATGCTCTGCAGCAACCAGCAGATGCTCACGCAGACGTTTCCGCAGTTCGAGGTCGAACCGCCCGTGCTCGTCGACTGGCTGCCGTGGAATCACACCTTCGGCGGCAGTCACAACGTAGGCATCGCGCTCTACAACGGCGGCACGCTCTATATCGACGACGGCAAGCCCGTTCCAGGCAAATTCGACGAGACGCTGCGCAACCTGCGCGACGTCGCGCCCACGGTCTACTTCAATGTGCCGAAAGGTTGGGAAGAACTGACTGCCGCGCTGGAAGTCGATGCGGCCCTGCGCGAACGCTTCTTTTCGCGGGTCAGGATGTACTTCTTTGCGGGCGCGGGGTTGTCGCAGGCGGCATGGAACAGGCTCGAACAGGTGACCGAGCGTTACTGCGGCGAGCGCATCCGGATCATGGCCGGACTCGGCATGACCGAGACATCGCCCTGCTGCCTTTTCACGACCGGTCCGCTCATGCAGGCGGGCTATGTCGGCCTGCCGGCGCCTGGATGCAGCGTCAAGCTGGTGCCGGAGGACGGCAAGCTGGAAGCGCGCTTCAAGGGGCCGCACGTCATGCAAGGCTATTGGCGGGCACACACGGGCATGAGTGCGGCTTCGTTCGATGAAGACGGCTATTACTGCAGCGGCGATGCGCTGCGCTTTGCGGATCCGCTGCACCCGGAGTTCGGTCTGATGTTCGACGGGCGCATTGCGGAAGATTTCAAGCTCAGCACCGGCACGTTCGTGAGCGTCGGGCCGATGCGCGCGCGCATCGTCTCGCAAGGGGCGCCATATATTCAGGACGTGGTCGTCACCGGACGCGATCGCAACACGGTAGGTGTGCTCGTGTTTCCACGTATCGATCTTTGCCGCACGCTCGCCGCGCTTGACGAATCGGTCAGTGTGCGCGAAGTACTTTGCTCTGTCGCGGTGCGGGCGTTCTTTGCCGACCTGCTTGCACGCCTGAATAGCGATTCGACCGGCAGCGCGAACTATATCGACGTCATGCGGCTGCTCGACGCGCCCCCTTCTCTTGATGCCGGCGAAGTCACCGACAAGGGTTCGCTCAACGTCAACGCGGTATTGACACGCCGTGCTTCGTTCGTCGATTCGATGTATGACGGCACGTCGGACGATCCGACCATACTTCGCGCCATGCGCTCACGCTGA
- a CDS encoding porin has product MRIPGGKKAYPIWLACAMLGSPCLAQTSVSLYGQIDVFAGATKAIGGKTAWQESSGGLSTSYFGMKGAEDLGGGMKAIFALESFFQPQNGQIGRFPNDVFFSRNAYVGIESPYGTFTAGRQSTNLFISTILFNPFVDSFTFSPVVLQTYLGQGGQGVIGDTGWNNAIQYSTPRFGGLSGAAMYSFGNSAGAAGVRKWSAQFLYFHGPFAATGVYQYENYSFAAGDIGTALPGVSGLTSQSTGELGATYDFRIVKLYAQYLHTNDQTSNGTILVNRGQAGFSIPLGAGSILGSYAYSKSNGPADGVTRKTWAIGYDYSLSKRTDIYAAYLYDHLSGKSTGDTAGIGIRTKF; this is encoded by the coding sequence ATGCGTATTCCCGGAGGAAAAAAGGCTTACCCGATATGGCTCGCTTGCGCCATGCTCGGCAGCCCCTGCCTTGCGCAAACCAGCGTCAGCCTGTACGGGCAGATCGACGTTTTCGCTGGAGCGACCAAGGCCATCGGCGGTAAAACGGCGTGGCAAGAATCAAGCGGCGGCTTATCCACATCCTATTTCGGCATGAAAGGCGCGGAAGATCTCGGTGGGGGCATGAAGGCGATCTTCGCGCTGGAAAGCTTCTTCCAGCCACAGAACGGACAGATCGGCCGTTTCCCGAATGACGTCTTCTTCTCGCGTAACGCGTACGTCGGCATTGAGTCGCCATACGGCACATTCACCGCGGGGCGCCAGAGCACGAACCTCTTCATCTCGACAATCCTGTTCAATCCGTTTGTCGATTCATTTACCTTCTCGCCCGTGGTGCTGCAAACCTATCTGGGCCAGGGTGGTCAGGGCGTGATCGGCGACACAGGCTGGAACAACGCGATCCAGTACAGCACGCCGCGCTTTGGCGGACTCTCCGGCGCGGCGATGTATTCGTTCGGCAATTCGGCTGGCGCGGCGGGAGTGCGTAAATGGAGTGCCCAGTTCCTCTACTTTCATGGACCATTCGCGGCAACGGGCGTTTATCAGTACGAGAACTACAGCTTTGCCGCCGGCGACATCGGCACCGCGCTTCCCGGCGTGTCGGGCCTGACCAGTCAGAGCACGGGCGAGCTCGGCGCAACCTACGACTTCCGGATCGTCAAGCTGTACGCGCAATATCTGCACACCAATGACCAGACCAGCAACGGCACCATCCTCGTCAACCGCGGACAGGCAGGCTTTTCGATTCCGCTCGGCGCCGGCTCGATTCTCGGCTCGTATGCGTACTCGAAGAGCAACGGCCCGGCCGACGGCGTAACCCGCAAGACGTGGGCGATCGGCTACGACTACTCGCTGTCGAAGCGCACCGATATATACGCCGCTTATCTGTACGACCACCTGAGCGGAAAATCGACCGGCGATACGGCCGGTATCGGGATACGAACGAAGTTCTGA
- a CDS encoding MarR family winged helix-turn-helix transcriptional regulator, with the protein MKEASSASAIASTTKATPVSPGSPAHSTYLIGQLDRIVTKRLAEALAGYGLTLPQFTALSVLHARGRSSNAQLAERSFITPQAANEVMKTMEANGWVTRTNDPTNRRIVLLQLTTAGQALFEQCGEAASRVETAMLHGLDTDQAHLLRSMLQICIRNLRSA; encoded by the coding sequence GTGAAGGAAGCGTCCAGTGCTTCGGCGATCGCCTCCACGACCAAAGCCACGCCGGTGTCACCAGGCTCGCCGGCTCATTCGACCTATCTCATTGGCCAGCTCGACCGCATCGTCACGAAACGGCTCGCCGAGGCGCTCGCCGGCTACGGCCTGACACTGCCGCAATTCACCGCGCTTTCCGTGCTGCACGCCCGCGGACGTTCGTCGAATGCGCAACTCGCGGAACGCTCGTTCATCACGCCTCAGGCCGCCAACGAAGTCATGAAGACCATGGAAGCCAACGGCTGGGTTACGCGTACCAACGATCCAACCAATCGCCGCATCGTGCTGCTGCAACTGACAACCGCCGGGCAGGCCCTGTTCGAGCAATGCGGGGAGGCTGCGAGCCGTGTCGAAACGGCCATGCTTCACGGACTCGACACCGATCAGGCACACCTGCTGCGCTCAATGCTGCAAATCTGCATTCGCAATCTGCGCTCCGCCTGA